A window of Gemmatimonadota bacterium contains these coding sequences:
- a CDS encoding HEAT repeat domain-containing protein has product MTIRSLLLIAALPVALAAQQSGWTPAPPVAPAAPAPSPVPPVPSGARTAPTPRALVASTWAQSADEARLPRFAADFPQDPADSVYRAARTQLNRGEWRRSATLFGQVAARQPASAYAADALYWQAFALYRIGGVTELREALTALDARKSRFPRAGNAEEAEQLATRVAGALAARGDASARGRVQSQATASTAGSCDSEELSVRASALSQLMRNDPAAATPILSRVLDRRDDCSVSLRSSAVHILGRKDDAAARAKLLDVARNDPAASVRIDAIGYLAEANSDDVVATLDGIVRNETDANVQRSAVRTLGSMTNPKAKSAIRALVERTTAPERLRVEAIGSFDRRAGVSTGLGFSYSCAGDCAEVLRAEQFGQSLNALTTVPVAPAAPPAPVAPAARPAPAPRPAPTPRAMASAEARYEAEAVVAEERAAALADARAAGVRAGQRPMAYTVSGEGFGIARWDEDDRRISPEDAAWLRGVYPKLETSRLKSAAAAVLARSGDEATTNWLTQMVQREEEPAEVRASILSRLGRDLPIAQLGRLYDGASSRSMRSEIVSLLGRREEPEATDKLIEIVRTGTDPQLRRAAIGALNNKKDPRTTQLLLELIDK; this is encoded by the coding sequence ATGACCATCCGATCCCTTCTCCTGATCGCCGCCCTCCCCGTCGCGCTCGCTGCGCAGCAGTCGGGGTGGACGCCCGCGCCACCGGTCGCGCCCGCGGCCCCCGCGCCGTCGCCCGTGCCGCCTGTTCCGTCCGGGGCCCGCACCGCGCCGACCCCGCGCGCGCTCGTCGCGAGCACCTGGGCACAGTCAGCCGACGAGGCCCGACTCCCGCGCTTCGCCGCGGACTTCCCGCAGGACCCCGCCGACTCCGTCTATCGCGCGGCGCGTACGCAGCTCAATCGCGGCGAGTGGCGTCGCTCGGCGACCCTCTTCGGGCAGGTCGCCGCGCGGCAGCCGGCGTCGGCGTACGCCGCCGACGCGCTCTACTGGCAGGCCTTCGCGCTCTATCGCATCGGCGGGGTCACGGAACTCCGTGAGGCACTCACGGCGCTCGACGCACGGAAGTCCCGCTTCCCGCGCGCGGGGAACGCCGAAGAGGCGGAGCAGCTCGCGACGCGCGTCGCGGGGGCGCTCGCCGCCCGAGGCGATGCCTCGGCACGCGGCCGGGTGCAGTCACAGGCCACCGCCAGCACTGCCGGAAGCTGCGATAGCGAGGAACTCTCGGTGCGCGCCTCGGCCCTGAGCCAACTAATGCGCAACGATCCGGCGGCCGCGACGCCGATCCTCTCCCGCGTCCTCGACCGGCGTGACGACTGCTCGGTGTCGCTCCGCTCGAGTGCGGTGCACATCCTCGGGCGGAAGGACGACGCGGCGGCGCGTGCCAAGCTCCTCGATGTCGCCAGGAACGATCCGGCGGCCTCGGTGCGCATCGACGCCATCGGGTATCTCGCGGAGGCGAACTCCGACGACGTGGTCGCGACGCTCGACGGCATCGTGCGCAACGAGACCGACGCGAACGTGCAGCGAAGCGCTGTCCGTACCCTCGGGAGCATGACGAACCCGAAGGCGAAGTCGGCCATCCGGGCGCTCGTCGAGCGCACGACCGCACCGGAACGCCTCCGCGTGGAGGCGATCGGGAGCTTCGACCGCCGCGCTGGTGTCTCCACCGGCCTCGGGTTCAGCTACTCCTGCGCCGGTGACTGCGCGGAGGTGTTGCGTGCCGAGCAGTTCGGGCAGAGTCTCAACGCGCTGACCACCGTTCCGGTGGCCCCGGCCGCGCCGCCCGCCCCGGTCGCGCCTGCCGCGCGCCCCGCGCCCGCTCCGCGGCCGGCGCCCACGCCGCGCGCCATGGCATCGGCCGAGGCGCGCTACGAGGCCGAGGCCGTCGTCGCCGAGGAGCGCGCGGCGGCGCTCGCCGACGCGCGTGCGGCAGGTGTGCGCGCCGGGCAGCGCCCCATGGCCTACACGGTGAGTGGCGAAGGCTTCGGCATCGCGCGATGGGATGAGGATGACCGCCGTATCTCGCCAGAGGACGCGGCCTGGCTGCGTGGCGTCTACCCCAAGCTCGAGACCAGCCGCCTCAAGTCGGCCGCCGCGGCCGTGCTCGCCCGGTCGGGGGATGAGGCCACTACGAACTGGCTCACGCAGATGGTCCAGCGCGAGGAGGAGCCAGCCGAGGTGCGCGCGAGCATCCTCTCGCGCCTCGGCCGCGACCTCCCCATCGCGCAGTTGGGCCGTCTCTACGACGGCGCGTCCAGCCGTAGCATGAGGAGCGAGATCGTCTCCCTCCTCGGCCGGCGCGAGGAGCCCGAGGCCACGGACAAGCTCATCGAGATCGTGCGCACGGGCACCGACCCGCAGCTCCGCCGCGCGGCGATCGGCGCCCTCAACAACAAGAAGGACCCGCGCACGACGCAGCTCCTCCTCGAGCTGATCGACAAGTGA
- a CDS encoding sigma-70 family RNA polymerase sigma factor: MTTSAIALHAPDPGSDDPGLIVRILAGDRIAARMLYDRHARRVHRLAYRICGDEELACDLVQDVFVRAFAQLATFRGESAFTTWLHRIAVTTALNSMRKVKRIREREEVLEDADAHAAPAREADPDLTARLHAAIDALPDGLRMTVLLHDLEGYTHAEIGTMLGVAEGTSKARLFEARARLRESLQDFRT; encoded by the coding sequence ATGACGACCTCAGCCATCGCCCTCCACGCACCGGACCCGGGATCGGACGATCCGGGCCTCATCGTCCGCATCCTCGCGGGCGATCGGATCGCCGCGCGGATGCTCTACGACCGGCACGCCAGGCGCGTGCATCGGCTCGCCTATCGCATCTGCGGCGACGAGGAGCTGGCGTGCGACCTGGTGCAGGACGTCTTCGTCCGGGCCTTCGCGCAGCTCGCGACCTTCCGCGGCGAGTCGGCCTTCACGACGTGGTTGCACCGGATCGCCGTCACCACCGCGCTCAACTCCATGCGGAAGGTGAAACGGATCCGTGAGCGGGAGGAGGTGCTGGAGGATGCGGATGCGCACGCCGCGCCGGCGCGCGAAGCGGATCCGGATCTCACGGCTCGACTGCACGCGGCGATCGACGCGCTGCCCGACGGCCTGCGGATGACGGTGCTATTGCACGACCTCGAGGGCTACACCCACGCCGAGATCGGTACGATGCTCGGCGTGGCCGAAGGGACCAGCAAGGCACGCCTGTTCGAGGCGAGGGCGCGACTGCGCGAATCGCTGCAGGACTTCAGAACATGA
- a CDS encoding DEAD/DEAH box helicase, with protein MPSRPEGPMAGFTSLDLDPRVLTALTALGYEEPTPIQSAAIPPMLAGRDVLAQAATGTGKTAAFALPLLHKLSPDAPPRERTAALVLVPTRELAMQVAEAIHRYGKGLGAVAVPIYGGASMETQIRSLKRGADVVIATPGRALDHIRRKTVHLAHVKMVVLDEADEMLDMGFAEDLEAILAATPAEKQVALFSATLAPRIAEIAKKHLRDPQVIRIDTAAVKAGNVAKVRQIAYVVSRAHKQAALARILDVEQPSSAIVFCRTRTEVDELTETLNGRGYHAEALHGGLSQEQRDRVMKKFRAHTSELLIATDVAARGLDVSHVSHVFNYDVPSATESYVHRIGRTGRAGRAGIAITLAEPREHWMLKNIERVTKVPIEVAQLPTVADLKSRRMELTQAALREVILGGGLEQWRPVVAALAEEFELMDIAAAAIKQTAGEPDKNEPEIPTAATHKEKHPAREREAVRKERKLEKVAKEGPKAKRPTPGWEVAKLYVGAGRKLKIRPGDLVGAITNELGLDSSAIGAITIWDRHSIVEVPANMADTIVAGLNATTIKGKKLQVRRDRAG; from the coding sequence ATGCCCTCTCGCCCCGAAGGACCCATGGCCGGTTTCACGTCGCTCGACCTCGACCCGCGCGTGCTCACCGCGCTCACCGCGCTGGGCTACGAGGAGCCGACGCCCATCCAGAGCGCGGCGATCCCGCCGATGCTCGCCGGGCGCGACGTGCTCGCCCAGGCTGCGACGGGGACGGGCAAGACGGCCGCCTTCGCGCTCCCGCTCCTCCACAAGCTCTCCCCCGATGCGCCGCCGCGCGAACGCACCGCGGCGCTCGTGCTCGTGCCCACGCGCGAACTCGCCATGCAGGTCGCCGAGGCGATCCATCGCTACGGCAAGGGACTCGGCGCGGTGGCGGTGCCCATCTACGGCGGCGCGTCGATGGAGACGCAGATCCGCTCGCTCAAGCGCGGCGCGGACGTCGTCATCGCCACGCCGGGCCGGGCCCTCGATCACATCCGCCGCAAGACGGTGCACCTCGCGCACGTCAAGATGGTCGTGCTCGACGAGGCCGACGAGATGCTCGACATGGGATTCGCCGAGGACCTCGAGGCGATCCTCGCCGCGACGCCGGCGGAGAAGCAGGTCGCGCTCTTCTCGGCGACCCTCGCCCCGCGCATCGCCGAGATCGCCAAGAAGCACCTGCGCGATCCGCAGGTGATCAGGATCGACACCGCCGCGGTGAAGGCGGGGAACGTCGCGAAGGTGCGGCAGATCGCGTACGTCGTCTCGCGCGCACACAAGCAGGCCGCGCTGGCGCGGATCCTCGACGTGGAGCAGCCGTCGAGTGCGATCGTCTTCTGCCGCACGCGCACCGAGGTGGACGAACTCACCGAGACGCTCAACGGGCGCGGCTACCACGCCGAGGCGCTGCATGGCGGGCTCTCGCAGGAGCAGCGTGATCGCGTGATGAAGAAGTTCCGCGCACACACGAGCGAGCTGCTCATCGCGACCGACGTCGCGGCGCGCGGGCTCGACGTCTCCCATGTCTCGCACGTCTTCAACTACGACGTGCCGTCGGCGACGGAGAGCTATGTCCATCGCATCGGCCGTACGGGGCGTGCCGGGCGCGCGGGGATCGCGATCACGCTCGCCGAGCCGCGCGAGCACTGGATGCTCAAGAACATCGAGCGCGTCACGAAGGTGCCGATCGAGGTCGCGCAGCTCCCGACGGTCGCCGACCTCAAGTCGCGGCGGATGGAGCTCACGCAGGCCGCGCTGCGCGAGGTGATCCTCGGCGGCGGACTCGAGCAGTGGCGGCCGGTGGTGGCCGCGCTCGCCGAGGAGTTCGAGCTGATGGACATCGCGGCGGCGGCGATCAAGCAGACTGCGGGCGAACCGGACAAGAACGAACCGGAGATCCCGACGGCCGCGACCCACAAGGAGAAGCACCCGGCGCGCGAGCGCGAGGCGGTGCGGAAGGAGCGGAAGCTCGAGAAGGTGGCGAAGGAGGGCCCGAAGGCGAAGCGTCCGACGCCAGGGTGGGAGGTCGCGAAGCTCTACGTCGGTGCGGGCCGGAAGCTCAAGATCCGGCCGGGCGACCTCGTCGGCGCCATCACGAACGAACTCGGGCTCGATTCGAGCGCGATCGGCGCGATCACCATCTGGGACCGCCACTCGATCGTCGAGGTGCCGGCGAACATGGCCGACACGATCGTCGCCGGACTGAACGCGACGACGATCAAGGGGAAGAAGCTGCAGGTGCGGCGGGACAGGGCAGGCTGA
- a CDS encoding DUF4287 domain-containing protein, translating to MIANLKAKTGKDLDAWKKLAQTSAETKHGKIVAYLKTEHGLGHGYANLVAHMYLDTGAINADVGDLVAEQYAGAKATLKPWYDALAKAIGGFGPDVEFAPKKAYVSLRRAKQFGLIQPSTATRMDVGLVLKGVAASGRLESAGSWNSMCTHRVRLEDATGADDELIAWLRQAYGAAG from the coding sequence ATGATCGCGAACCTCAAGGCCAAGACGGGGAAGGATCTCGACGCGTGGAAGAAGCTCGCGCAGACGAGCGCGGAGACGAAGCACGGGAAGATCGTGGCGTACCTCAAGACCGAGCATGGGCTGGGGCACGGGTACGCGAATCTCGTCGCGCACATGTACCTCGACACGGGGGCGATCAACGCCGACGTCGGCGACCTGGTCGCGGAGCAGTACGCGGGGGCGAAGGCCACCCTCAAGCCGTGGTACGACGCGCTGGCGAAGGCGATCGGCGGCTTCGGCCCCGATGTCGAGTTCGCCCCGAAGAAGGCGTACGTCAGCCTGCGTCGGGCGAAGCAGTTCGGTCTCATCCAGCCCTCCACCGCGACGCGGATGGACGTCGGGCTCGTGCTGAAGGGTGTCGCCGCCTCGGGACGGCTCGAGTCGGCCGGCAGTTGGAACAGCATGTGCACCCATCGCGTGCGGCTGGAGGATGCCACGGGGGCTGACGACGAACTCATCGCCTGGCTCCGGCAGGCCTACGGGGCCGCAGGTTGA
- a CDS encoding serine/threonine protein kinase, which produces MSDRVASPPIADGALARIREQLAVPARIADRYVLSGLIGRGGMGEVHRAVDERLGREVAIKLLARESSAGVNAERLLRESRILARLEHPGIVAIHDAGLLEDGRAYYVMRLIDGARLDHHARSGISRSELLRTLRRVAEAVAFAHGQGIVHRDLKPGNVMIGRFGEVLVLDWGVAKLLGEESPIHSASSPCIVNVESVMDAPRDLTAAGTAVGTPGYMAPEQAAGAAVDARADVYSLGVMLREALAVHDDPVPRALKAVVTRATDPEAVRRYPDVLAFADDLRRWLDGEPVSAHHEGPLEVAWRFARRHQVAILLLLTYAAVRTVILFWRGI; this is translated from the coding sequence GTGAGCGACAGGGTCGCCTCGCCACCTATCGCCGACGGCGCTCTTGCGCGTATTCGCGAGCAACTCGCGGTCCCCGCGCGTATCGCCGACCGCTACGTGCTCTCCGGGTTGATTGGCCGCGGCGGGATGGGTGAGGTCCATCGGGCGGTGGACGAGCGGCTCGGCCGCGAGGTCGCGATCAAGCTCCTCGCGCGAGAATCCTCGGCGGGCGTGAATGCTGAACGTCTCCTCCGCGAGTCGCGAATCCTCGCACGCCTCGAGCACCCGGGCATCGTCGCCATCCATGACGCGGGCCTGCTCGAGGATGGTCGCGCGTACTACGTGATGCGCCTCATCGACGGGGCCCGCCTCGACCACCACGCGCGGTCGGGGATCTCGAGGAGCGAACTGCTCCGCACGCTGCGCCGCGTTGCCGAAGCGGTGGCGTTCGCGCATGGACAGGGCATCGTGCATCGCGACCTCAAGCCCGGGAACGTCATGATCGGGCGGTTCGGCGAGGTGCTCGTCCTCGACTGGGGCGTGGCGAAGCTGCTCGGCGAGGAGTCGCCGATCCACTCGGCTTCGAGCCCGTGCATCGTGAACGTCGAGTCAGTGATGGATGCGCCTCGTGACCTCACCGCCGCCGGCACGGCCGTGGGCACCCCTGGCTACATGGCGCCGGAACAGGCGGCCGGAGCGGCGGTGGATGCGCGCGCGGACGTCTATTCGCTCGGTGTGATGCTCCGCGAGGCGCTCGCGGTGCACGACGACCCGGTGCCGCGGGCCCTCAAGGCGGTCGTGACGCGCGCGACGGACCCGGAGGCGGTCCGCCGGTATCCCGACGTGCTCGCCTTCGCCGACGATCTGCGCCGATGGCTGGACGGGGAGCCCGTTTCGGCACACCATGAGGGGCCGCTCGAGGTCGCCTGGCGGTTCGCGCGTCGGCATCAGGTCGCGATCCTCCTGCTCCTGACGTATGCGGCGGTACGGACGGTGATCCTCTTCTGGAGGGGGATCTGA
- a CDS encoding sigma-70 family RNA polymerase sigma factor encodes MSARLPETRDTLVAALASDEEADRGRALDLICRVYRAPVAALLGLRWHLEPEDAEDLTHDFLASAVEKGWFRRYDPARGRFRPFLRGCLDEFVRSARRDARRLKRGGAVEHLSLDEVEPLLGAPDEIERHFEREWARSVLAIAVERLREECLAEDKDVAWRLYARYDLTDLPDAERPTYASLAVEHGEPVTQVTNHLAWARRRMREHVLATLRLLTGGEAEYRDEVRALTGEAP; translated from the coding sequence GTGAGCGCGCGACTTCCGGAGACGCGCGACACTCTTGTCGCGGCGCTGGCCTCGGATGAGGAAGCCGACCGGGGACGCGCGCTCGACCTCATCTGCCGCGTCTATCGCGCGCCCGTGGCTGCGCTGCTCGGGTTGCGCTGGCATCTCGAGCCCGAGGATGCGGAGGATCTCACCCATGACTTCCTCGCGTCGGCCGTCGAGAAGGGATGGTTCCGCCGCTACGATCCGGCGCGCGGTCGATTCCGGCCCTTCCTGCGTGGGTGTCTCGACGAGTTCGTGCGCTCGGCGCGCCGGGATGCGCGCCGACTCAAGCGCGGCGGCGCCGTCGAACACCTCTCCCTCGATGAGGTCGAGCCCCTGCTCGGGGCGCCGGACGAGATCGAACGCCACTTCGAGCGCGAGTGGGCGCGGAGCGTCCTCGCGATCGCGGTCGAGCGGCTACGCGAGGAATGTCTCGCAGAGGACAAGGACGTCGCCTGGCGGCTCTATGCGCGCTACGACCTGACTGACCTCCCGGACGCTGAGCGCCCTACGTACGCGTCACTCGCCGTCGAGCACGGCGAACCCGTCACTCAGGTGACGAACCATCTCGCCTGGGCACGGCGCCGGATGCGCGAGCACGTGCTGGCGACGCTGCGACTGTTGACGGGGGGAGAGGCCGAGTATCGCGACGAGGTGCGCGCGCTCACGGGCGAGGCTCCGTGA
- a CDS encoding fatty acid desaturase, with amino-acid sequence MAKAQGTNPGPIRRFEASEWRKIIGRYSGPDAIRSMRQVVVTLGLLCAALWVAHWLMGRAPWAAVLMILPITGMLTRTFIIMHDCAHGSFLPWNKANDTVGFVTGVLTFTPFAQWRREHAIHHASAGDLDHRGFGDITTLTVEEYGKLSRFGQLKYRMYRHPFVLFGIGPLHLMLLQRFKLNGPATGAKQQWNIWMTNFALVGLTWLFVLVAGWKSVFLIYYPAMYLAGAFGIWLFYVQHQFEEAYWERGQHWDYATAAITGSSHLRLPGWMNWFTGHIGLHHVHHLGPKIPNYRLKRAHEENPIFTEAPVLTFWTAWRSLRLTLWDEANKRMIGFRDLRRMQGHAAPQAG; translated from the coding sequence ATGGCGAAGGCACAGGGTACGAATCCCGGACCCATCCGGCGCTTCGAGGCGAGCGAGTGGCGCAAGATCATCGGCCGCTACTCCGGTCCGGACGCGATCCGCTCCATGCGCCAGGTGGTGGTGACGCTCGGCCTCCTCTGCGCCGCGCTCTGGGTCGCGCACTGGCTCATGGGCCGCGCGCCCTGGGCGGCCGTGCTCATGATCCTCCCGATCACGGGAATGCTGACGCGCACGTTCATCATCATGCATGACTGCGCCCACGGCAGCTTCCTGCCGTGGAACAAGGCGAACGACACCGTCGGGTTCGTCACCGGCGTGCTCACCTTCACGCCCTTCGCGCAGTGGCGTCGCGAGCACGCGATCCACCACGCCTCGGCGGGTGACCTCGATCATCGCGGCTTCGGGGACATCACGACGCTGACGGTCGAGGAGTACGGCAAGCTCTCCCGCTTCGGGCAGCTCAAGTACCGCATGTACCGTCATCCGTTCGTGCTCTTCGGCATCGGGCCACTGCACCTGATGCTCCTGCAGCGCTTCAAGCTCAACGGCCCCGCCACCGGTGCCAAGCAGCAGTGGAACATCTGGATGACCAACTTCGCGCTCGTGGGCCTCACCTGGCTCTTCGTGCTCGTCGCCGGGTGGAAGTCGGTCTTCCTCATCTATTATCCCGCGATGTACCTCGCTGGCGCGTTCGGCATCTGGCTCTTCTACGTGCAGCACCAGTTCGAAGAGGCGTACTGGGAGCGCGGGCAGCACTGGGACTATGCGACCGCGGCGATCACCGGTTCGTCGCACCTGCGCCTCCCCGGCTGGATGAACTGGTTCACGGGGCACATCGGCCTGCACCATGTGCATCACCTCGGCCCCAAGATCCCGAACTATCGGCTCAAGCGCGCGCACGAGGAGAATCCGATCTTCACCGAGGCGCCGGTCCTGACCTTCTGGACCGCGTGGCGCTCGCTCCGGCTCACGCTGTGGGACGAAGCGAACAAGCGGATGATCGGGTTCCGGGATCTGCGGCGGATGCAGGGGCACGCGGCACCTCAGGCGGGGTGA